A single genomic interval of Lewinellaceae bacterium harbors:
- a CDS encoding ACT domain-containing protein, whose amino-acid sequence MDKKIRLHQLNFPIGITQLPLTEPIPHWVFDSPFFQLVRTPDECSVVCAMEYFPDKLIVEPRWKGFYVEGPLDFSLTGILHQITSPLAKAAIPIFAISTFLTDYVLVREMDWGRAIEALGQAGMEVLD is encoded by the coding sequence ATGGATAAAAAGATCAGGCTGCACCAATTGAATTTTCCGATAGGAATTACCCAATTACCCTTAACGGAACCCATACCGCACTGGGTTTTCGACAGTCCATTTTTTCAATTGGTGCGCACTCCTGATGAATGTTCAGTTGTTTGTGCGATGGAATATTTCCCTGATAAACTGATTGTTGAGCCACGCTGGAAAGGGTTCTATGTCGAAGGCCCCCTGGATTTTTCCCTGACCGGCATTCTCCATCAAATAACCTCTCCCCTGGCTAAGGCAGCCATTCCCATCTTCGCCATTTCCACTTTCCTCACGGATTATGTACTGGTCCGGGAAATGGATTGGGGCCGGGCTATTGAAGCGCTCGGACAAGCCGGAATGGAGGTTCTGGATTAA
- a CDS encoding 5-formyltetrahydrofolate cyclo-ligase encodes MEDQTRLKKSMRRYYSQLRSAMPREERSEAETTICHQLKEMLLTWKAHRIHTYLPMGEEVNIWPVIRWAIGAGMELTVPKTLPKRRLEHLLFLDPEDLTYGVFGTRHPRLAVPNPGPYDVILVPGLAFDSQGNRLGYGAGYYDHFLTEQPAAIKVGICFSEQIAQSVPHEDHDIPMDAVITEHGLESGSLQ; translated from the coding sequence ATGGAAGACCAGACCCGATTAAAAAAGTCCATGCGGCGGTATTACAGCCAGCTACGTTCCGCTATGCCTCGGGAGGAAAGAAGTGAGGCTGAAACCACCATTTGCCATCAATTGAAGGAAATGCTGCTCACATGGAAAGCACACCGGATACACACGTACCTGCCAATGGGTGAAGAAGTAAATATCTGGCCGGTCATCCGCTGGGCGATAGGGGCAGGCATGGAGCTCACCGTCCCCAAGACCTTGCCCAAAAGAAGATTGGAACACCTACTATTTCTAGATCCTGAGGACCTGACTTACGGAGTATTCGGCACGCGGCATCCAAGACTGGCTGTTCCAAACCCCGGCCCCTATGATGTCATTCTGGTGCCGGGCCTCGCATTTGATTCGCAGGGCAATCGTCTGGGTTATGGTGCCGGTTATTACGATCATTTCCTGACAGAGCAACCAGCTGCCATCAAAGTAGGCATCTGTTTTTCGGAACAAATTGCACAATCCGTCCCTCACGAAGATCACGACATTCCGATGGATGCCGTCATCACCGAGCATGGTTTGGAATCCGGATCACTCCAATAA
- a CDS encoding right-handed parallel beta-helix repeat-containing protein, which translates to MRLLSPFLVILLWPVILSARQITIGQAGDYARLSDLNELITAGDTLLLLDALYQDGTQFLENWHGSAQAPVVIQPASGHTVIFRGGTEALHLVSCSYVVIEGLIVEQQTGNGINIDDGGNYDVPTHHITLRNCVFRDMAADGNNDLLKLSGLDDFLVEQCTFINGGDGGSGIDMVGCHHGTIQDNYFDRAGVSGIQAKGGTQYILIQRNILKDMGQRAVNLGGSTGLEYFRPPLSNPIRDAFEAADLDVYSNVFVGTWSPIAYVGSIRVNVINNTIYHPENWVFRILQETTEPGFLACANNVFQNNLIVLEHDLTEVNVGPNTDPESFTISHNLWFNESTDNWSPTLPVNDPAQLTGDPLLFDPENGDFQPAPVSPVIGKGKSGNGPETDFLGKPFQDPPSIGAIEGSMATTLRHNTQLQEALEISPSIGHDYVKIRIPVTEGMLQIVSVDGRLLEIHTVRSQDIRVDISQYPAGIYWATWLAPHGKSITGKFIKE; encoded by the coding sequence ATGCGGTTACTGTCCCCCTTCCTGGTTATTCTGCTATGGCCTGTAATCCTCTCCGCCCGCCAGATCACCATTGGTCAGGCTGGTGATTATGCCCGGTTAAGTGACCTCAATGAACTGATTACCGCCGGAGACACCCTCCTGCTTTTGGATGCATTGTATCAGGATGGTACTCAGTTTCTGGAAAACTGGCATGGCAGCGCACAGGCTCCTGTCGTTATCCAACCTGCTTCGGGCCATACAGTGATTTTCCGCGGCGGCACGGAAGCCCTGCATCTGGTGAGCTGTTCGTATGTGGTGATCGAAGGACTGATCGTGGAACAGCAAACCGGCAATGGGATCAATATTGACGACGGGGGTAACTACGATGTACCAACCCATCACATTACTTTGCGTAACTGCGTATTCCGGGATATGGCCGCAGATGGCAACAACGACCTGCTTAAGTTGTCCGGCCTGGATGACTTCCTGGTGGAACAATGCACCTTCATCAATGGCGGTGACGGCGGCAGCGGCATCGACATGGTTGGTTGCCATCATGGCACGATCCAGGATAACTATTTTGACCGGGCAGGTGTCAGTGGCATCCAGGCGAAAGGTGGCACGCAATACATCCTTATACAACGCAATATCCTGAAGGATATGGGGCAACGCGCCGTGAATCTGGGCGGCAGTACCGGGCTGGAATATTTCCGTCCCCCACTGAGTAACCCAATCCGGGATGCATTCGAAGCCGCAGATCTGGATGTCTATTCCAATGTATTTGTAGGTACCTGGTCACCAATAGCCTATGTTGGCAGCATCCGGGTGAACGTCATCAACAATACCATCTATCATCCGGAAAACTGGGTATTCCGTATCCTGCAGGAGACCACCGAACCAGGCTTCCTTGCCTGTGCAAATAATGTATTCCAAAACAACCTGATAGTTCTGGAACACGACCTTACGGAGGTAAATGTGGGCCCCAATACCGATCCGGAGTCTTTTACCATCAGCCACAATCTATGGTTCAATGAGTCGACGGACAACTGGAGCCCTACCCTTCCGGTCAATGATCCGGCACAGCTTACCGGGGATCCATTACTGTTTGATCCGGAGAACGGCGACTTTCAGCCAGCTCCTGTAAGTCCGGTCATAGGAAAAGGAAAATCCGGGAATGGCCCTGAAACAGATTTTCTGGGCAAGCCATTTCAGGATCCACCCTCAATAGGCGCCATCGAAGGCAGTATGGCAACTACACTCCGACACAATACCCAGCTACAGGAAGCATTGGAGATATCACCGTCAATCGGTCATGATTATGTTAAAATTCGAATCCCGGTTACGGAGGGGATGCTGCAGATCGTATCCGTGGACGGGCGACTATTGGAAATACATACCGTGCGTAGTCAAGACATCCGGGTGGACATAAGCCAATATCCGGCTGGCATTTATTGGGCTACCTGGTTAGCTCCGCATGGAAAGTCCATCACTGGTAAATTTATCAAAGAGTAG
- a CDS encoding carbohydrate binding family 9 domain-containing protein yields MHSQIIFSFMAFLLAVTSLSAADFPIPLKQASEPITIDGRLDDPAWKHAFVIQDFKTIQPDFGLLPSEQTTAYLTYDQSNIYFAAYCYDSQPSRIKASLSARDQVDGDDWVAFCLDADNDELSSYFFLSNPLGIQADGTLDASASPDALLDMVWQSASQETPDGYIVEMAIPLNNLRFSNRDTLTMGFKIARYISRKSEEDDFPEYRPERGAALTQFQKITVTGIKSKNILEILPAVTLGRHDQLQAGKLESGAWKADVGVTAKIGITSSLTLDATYNPDFSQVESDASQIDVNLRSALFYPEKRPFFQEGQDLFGFSASLDGTYLQQLVNTRSIVDPQVGLKLTGRINQKNVLAALYALDQYPGTLGDNPTGKDAHFSVLRYGRLLKSDSYLGGFFTGWNYDGQSNYVAGADGRLRTGNKSRIEFHGFRSFSRGEEHQQGHAIGTAWRYDARDWNFHTGIFDVSENFNTRLGYVTRTGITTIPMVLTRNFYYENKRLQRLSPYIWSRNSFDHAANLWETLNSFGIEMGLPRQSEITVSAWLGNEVFAGQQFSRNALRFVAASQPYNWLGIGMEWRYGRAIYYNYDDPLGGNEQLLGASIRLQPFAKLSSQVNVRFGNFYRKGSQEALYSVTIWRNSTVWQFNKYLFFRAISEFNVYTHKFREDLLLSFTWIPGTVIYLGYGSQFEKQEWNGMDYIPADQFLQSQGTWFFKASYRWQRK; encoded by the coding sequence ATGCATTCCCAGATCATTTTCAGTTTTATGGCATTTTTATTGGCCGTGACCTCCTTATCGGCAGCTGACTTTCCCATCCCGTTGAAACAGGCATCCGAGCCCATAACCATCGATGGCCGGCTGGATGACCCAGCCTGGAAACATGCATTTGTCATTCAGGATTTCAAGACCATACAACCCGACTTCGGGTTGCTACCATCAGAACAAACGACCGCATACCTCACGTATGACCAGTCCAATATTTATTTTGCGGCCTACTGCTATGATTCACAACCATCCAGGATAAAAGCCAGTTTGTCCGCCCGGGACCAGGTAGATGGAGATGATTGGGTAGCCTTCTGCCTTGATGCCGATAATGATGAGTTAAGTTCTTATTTCTTTTTATCCAATCCGCTGGGTATCCAGGCCGACGGGACGCTGGATGCTTCGGCATCACCCGATGCCCTGCTGGATATGGTCTGGCAGAGCGCCAGTCAGGAGACTCCCGACGGGTACATCGTTGAGATGGCCATTCCCCTGAATAATTTGCGCTTTTCCAACCGGGACACCCTTACCATGGGATTTAAAATTGCCCGGTACATCAGCCGAAAATCAGAAGAGGATGATTTCCCGGAATACCGGCCGGAACGGGGTGCGGCCCTGACTCAGTTCCAGAAAATAACAGTGACCGGAATTAAAAGCAAAAATATCCTGGAAATTTTGCCCGCGGTCACGTTAGGTCGCCATGATCAATTGCAGGCAGGGAAACTAGAATCAGGGGCCTGGAAAGCAGATGTCGGCGTTACCGCCAAAATAGGCATCACGTCCAGCCTGACCCTTGATGCAACCTATAACCCGGATTTTTCACAGGTAGAATCCGACGCCAGTCAAATTGATGTAAACCTGAGATCGGCCTTGTTTTATCCTGAAAAACGTCCCTTCTTTCAGGAAGGCCAGGATCTGTTTGGATTCAGCGCAAGCCTGGATGGCACCTATCTCCAGCAATTAGTTAATACGAGATCCATCGTGGACCCTCAGGTGGGCCTGAAACTCACCGGCCGGATAAATCAAAAAAATGTCCTTGCAGCATTGTATGCCCTTGACCAGTATCCTGGAACCCTGGGCGATAATCCCACGGGCAAAGATGCCCACTTTTCCGTACTGCGTTATGGCCGTCTGCTTAAGTCTGACAGCTATCTAGGTGGTTTTTTTACCGGCTGGAATTACGATGGTCAATCGAACTATGTCGCTGGTGCGGATGGCCGGCTTCGTACCGGAAACAAAAGTCGGATTGAATTCCACGGATTTAGATCTTTCAGCCGGGGTGAAGAACATCAACAAGGCCACGCGATAGGCACTGCCTGGCGTTACGATGCACGTGACTGGAATTTTCATACCGGGATTTTCGATGTGTCTGAAAACTTCAATACACGGTTAGGCTATGTTACCCGGACTGGAATCACAACCATTCCGATGGTGCTGACACGTAACTTCTATTACGAAAACAAACGCTTGCAACGACTATCACCCTATATCTGGTCCCGCAATAGCTTTGACCATGCAGCAAACCTATGGGAAACACTCAACAGCTTTGGCATCGAGATGGGATTACCTCGACAAAGTGAAATTACGGTTTCTGCTTGGCTGGGTAATGAGGTGTTTGCCGGTCAACAATTTAGCAGGAATGCATTGCGATTTGTGGCAGCCAGCCAGCCTTACAACTGGTTAGGAATCGGCATGGAATGGCGTTATGGCCGAGCCATCTATTACAATTATGACGATCCTTTGGGAGGGAATGAACAACTTCTTGGTGCGTCCATCCGTTTACAGCCGTTCGCAAAACTATCATCCCAAGTAAACGTGCGCTTCGGCAATTTTTATCGCAAAGGGTCCCAGGAAGCGCTCTATTCTGTGACTATCTGGCGAAATAGCACGGTTTGGCAATTCAATAAATATTTATTCTTCCGGGCTATTTCAGAATTTAACGTCTATACGCATAAATTCAGAGAAGATTTATTACTTTCTTTCACCTGGATCCCCGGAACGGTCATTTACCTGGGATACGGATCGCAATTTGAAAAACAGGAATGGAATGGAATGGATTATATTCCGGCTGACCAATTCCTCCAAAGTCAGGGTACGTGGTTTTTTAAAGCTTCTTATCGCTGGCAACGAAAATAA
- a CDS encoding histidine kinase, producing the protein MNWIKYKWLWIFIFLTLLGLLDIGVLVTDDMADGNQVEWLRYFINEISAVWLLLPLIAVLFWFFRQYPITKSNFKSRLLLHLFVTVLFGTTHTLLMYTIRTPLYHWFGIGAYNSFYGILGYRIVMEYLKQFIFYWVVYGLFTLFKQFREQQLQQIRTAQLEEQLTRSRLQTLQMQLNPHFLFNTLNAISGIMYEDLDAADRMMSNLSDMLRSTFQIKTSEHSLDEEINLINHYLKIMQIRFKDKLDIRISSEDHAGDALLPVFLLQPLLENAIKHGVESKGKIHINLTSKIIQDKLNILLTDDGPGIQRNFGSGIGLKNTMERLENHYGDQFKFEMKNRDEGGLSILIEIPIQKAA; encoded by the coding sequence ATGAATTGGATTAAATATAAATGGCTCTGGATTTTCATCTTCCTTACCCTGTTGGGGCTACTTGACATAGGCGTTCTGGTTACGGACGATATGGCTGACGGCAACCAGGTAGAATGGCTTCGCTATTTTATCAATGAAATATCCGCAGTTTGGCTTTTACTACCATTGATAGCTGTTTTATTCTGGTTTTTCAGGCAATATCCCATTACTAAATCTAACTTCAAAAGCCGGTTACTGCTTCACCTGTTCGTTACAGTATTATTTGGAACCACCCATACACTATTAATGTACACGATTCGAACACCATTGTACCATTGGTTTGGAATTGGCGCATACAATTCATTCTATGGAATCCTCGGGTACAGGATTGTGATGGAATACCTGAAGCAATTTATTTTTTATTGGGTGGTTTACGGGTTATTCACATTATTTAAACAGTTCAGAGAACAACAACTACAACAAATCCGGACGGCGCAACTCGAAGAACAACTTACCAGATCGCGATTACAAACGTTGCAGATGCAACTCAATCCGCATTTTTTATTCAACACTCTTAATGCAATATCGGGCATTATGTACGAAGATTTGGATGCAGCAGACCGGATGATGTCCAATCTCAGTGATATGCTGCGCTCCACATTTCAGATCAAAACATCAGAGCATTCTCTGGATGAAGAAATAAATCTGATCAATCATTATTTAAAAATCATGCAAATCCGGTTTAAAGACAAATTGGATATCCGAATCTCAAGCGAAGATCATGCAGGAGACGCCCTGCTACCGGTATTTCTGCTTCAACCACTATTGGAAAATGCTATTAAACATGGTGTTGAAAGTAAAGGGAAAATTCACATTAATTTAACTTCCAAAATCATTCAGGATAAATTAAACATACTGTTAACCGACGATGGCCCGGGCATCCAACGCAACTTTGGCTCCGGTATCGGATTGAAAAACACCATGGAAAGACTGGAAAATCACTACGGAGATCAATTTAAATTTGAGATGAAAAACCGGGATGAAGGCGGGCTATCCATACTTATTGAAATCCCAATACAAAAAGCTGCATGA
- a CDS encoding response regulator transcription factor — translation MNPWLKILIADDEAPARRKLQSLLKDEPLVDQVYFAEDGDIAVEKIMQLSPDLVLLDIQMPGKSGFEVIAEVGVENMPPVIFITAYDHYALRAFEVHAVDYLLKPFDRERFQTAFHQAVNQIQLKKNQTALFQQLLATFKNPQQYLDRIMVQVGTRIIPLSISDILYFESDDKYVEIHTVEQKYLLRESLSRLESQLDPKLFARVHRSHIVQIKAIRQLTPRSHGDYWIELINGKKLILSRRYRDQLFQ, via the coding sequence ATGAATCCCTGGTTGAAAATTCTGATTGCTGATGATGAAGCCCCTGCACGACGTAAATTGCAATCACTATTGAAGGATGAGCCATTGGTGGACCAGGTTTATTTTGCGGAGGATGGGGACATAGCTGTGGAAAAAATTATGCAGTTAAGTCCGGACCTGGTATTACTGGATATTCAAATGCCCGGCAAATCCGGATTTGAAGTAATTGCAGAAGTCGGTGTTGAAAATATGCCACCGGTCATTTTTATTACTGCCTACGATCATTACGCGCTTCGGGCCTTTGAAGTTCATGCTGTTGATTATTTATTAAAACCTTTCGACCGTGAGCGATTTCAAACTGCATTTCACCAGGCGGTGAACCAAATACAACTTAAGAAAAATCAAACTGCTCTTTTTCAGCAATTATTGGCAACTTTTAAAAATCCTCAGCAGTATCTGGACCGGATAATGGTACAGGTAGGTACACGCATTATTCCGCTCTCTATCTCGGACATCCTTTATTTTGAGTCCGACGATAAATATGTAGAAATTCACACCGTAGAGCAAAAGTATTTATTGCGCGAATCCCTCTCCCGGCTGGAGTCTCAACTGGATCCAAAATTATTTGCCCGCGTTCACCGGTCCCATATCGTACAGATCAAAGCCATCCGCCAGCTGACGCCCCGTTCACATGGCGATTACTGGATAGAACTGATTAATGGTAAAAAGCTGATATTAAGCCGCCGGTACCGGGATCAGCTATTTCAATAA
- a CDS encoding ABC transporter ATP-binding protein — MSYNLNEVAKQQQKTSSLRALQKLLRLIREERKTMLLALIAIVTNSGLNLLAPFIIGHVIDTYVVNKDFQGVLRWGGILLVMYLIAFVANYLQTVMMGGVGQRMLFKLRNTIFNKLQELPVAFFGVNKAGDLISRVNNDSDKINQFFSQSLMQFIGTIVTMTGAGIFLLAINVELGIATLLPAVLIFLFTKFSSSWVKSKNAISMQRTGGLSAEIQESLQNFKVIVAFNRRDYFRERFEEANTQNYSAALKAGIANNIFIPVYGLFAALAQLIVLVVGIHLISIQAFTIGLLVSYLAYAVNFYNPLRQLAALWANFQAAMASWDRISFMLNMENNMQVVAAPDNMKDTTTVIEFKGVSFGYDPHTEILHNINFKLHRGKTYALVGPTGGGKTTTASLIARLYDPTKGEVLLDGKDIRSFSPEERARKIGFILQEPILFSGTVRENIIYGNSQFETQGNQLEETIREAGLQRILSTFDKGLDTEIGSGGESISLGQRQLIAFMRAVLRKPEILILDEATANIDTITEQVLEDILNHLPDYTTRVIIAHRLNTIQNADEIFFVNAGEMVRAGSFEHAVDMLLHNERKS; from the coding sequence ATGAGTTACAATCTCAATGAGGTTGCGAAGCAACAGCAGAAAACTTCCAGTCTGCGGGCACTGCAGAAATTGCTTCGGTTGATCCGTGAGGAACGTAAGACCATGTTGCTCGCTTTGATAGCCATTGTGACCAATTCCGGATTAAATCTGCTGGCGCCATTCATTATCGGTCATGTCATTGATACCTATGTGGTGAATAAGGACTTCCAGGGAGTATTGCGTTGGGGTGGGATCTTGCTCGTCATGTATCTCATCGCTTTCGTGGCTAATTATTTACAAACGGTCATGATGGGAGGCGTCGGTCAGCGCATGCTGTTTAAGTTGCGGAATACGATCTTTAATAAACTACAGGAATTACCGGTTGCCTTTTTTGGAGTAAACAAAGCAGGAGATCTTATTTCCCGAGTCAACAATGACTCAGACAAAATCAATCAATTTTTTTCCCAGTCCCTGATGCAGTTTATTGGCACCATTGTGACGATGACCGGTGCCGGTATTTTTTTACTGGCGATTAATGTTGAGTTGGGAATTGCGACGTTATTACCAGCAGTACTGATTTTTTTATTCACAAAATTCAGCTCGTCCTGGGTGAAGAGTAAAAATGCCATCAGTATGCAGCGTACGGGGGGCTTAAGCGCAGAGATCCAGGAAAGTCTGCAGAATTTCAAGGTTATTGTTGCATTCAACCGCAGGGATTATTTCCGGGAACGTTTTGAGGAAGCAAATACCCAGAATTATTCCGCCGCATTAAAAGCAGGCATCGCCAATAATATTTTTATTCCGGTTTACGGATTGTTTGCTGCATTGGCACAGCTTATCGTTCTGGTAGTCGGTATTCATTTGATCAGCATCCAGGCATTTACGATAGGTTTGCTGGTTAGTTACCTGGCCTATGCGGTCAATTTTTACAATCCATTACGCCAGCTGGCTGCTTTGTGGGCGAATTTTCAGGCGGCTATGGCGAGCTGGGACCGCATATCCTTCATGCTAAATATGGAAAATAATATGCAGGTGGTGGCTGCACCTGACAACATGAAGGACACCACAACGGTCATTGAGTTTAAAGGAGTTTCCTTTGGCTATGATCCACACACCGAAATATTGCACAACATCAACTTCAAATTACACCGGGGCAAAACCTATGCTCTGGTAGGCCCGACCGGCGGTGGTAAAACGACTACGGCATCCCTGATAGCAAGGCTATATGACCCCACGAAGGGAGAAGTACTCCTGGATGGAAAAGACATCCGCAGTTTTTCACCGGAAGAAAGAGCCCGGAAAATAGGCTTTATCCTGCAGGAGCCAATTCTATTTTCAGGTACGGTCCGGGAAAACATCATCTATGGCAACAGCCAGTTTGAAACGCAGGGTAACCAATTGGAGGAGACAATCCGTGAAGCCGGCCTCCAGCGCATCCTTAGCACCTTTGATAAAGGTCTGGATACGGAGATTGGCTCAGGAGGTGAAAGCATCAGCTTGGGTCAACGCCAGCTCATTGCATTTATGCGCGCCGTTCTACGTAAGCCTGAGATCCTGATCCTGGACGAAGCGACGGCCAATATCGATACCATTACCGAGCAGGTCCTGGAAGATATCCTCAATCACCTTCCGGACTATACCACCCGGGTGATCATTGCCCACCGGCTGAACACCATTCAGAATGCCGATGAGATCTTTTTTGTCAATGCGGGAGAGATGGTCAGGGCCGGATCGTTTGAGCACGCTGTGGATATGCTCCTGCATAATGAGCGCAAAAGCTAA
- a CDS encoding ABC transporter ATP-binding protein, protein MSNTSARTGKPSRNAGIFGLLKPYRKLIVMLLALALLGNSINLILPKIIASAIDSYPDNYQLKSILTSYLVAAVSVFVFTWLQGIVQVYASEKVARDLRTSLSKKISRQSSAFIEKSNPAKLLTNLTADVDSIKSFVSQAIVSIVSSLIIIIGASILLFSIDWKLAFAIVAIIPIIGVAFAVVLKKVRAIFIQSRAVVDRLNKIINESILGAALIRVINSQQPEYVKFLDANTKAKDYGMTILKLFATLIPIIVLTANLATLSILVLGGHFVIQGSMTIGDFAAFNSYLSMLIFPILVIGFMSNVIAQATASYQRIDGVLHAREPEDRATVTEPLQGRIELEQVSLKYGDKMALDNISFKVEPGTSLAVIGPTAAGKTQLLYLLTGLLPPTSGKILFDGHDLESYVKEHFYRQVGFVFQDSILFNMSIRENIAFSNEVNDEMLEKAIATAELKDFINTLPDKLDTIVSERGTSLSGGQKQRLMLARALAINPRILLLDDFTARVDTSTEARILNNLRQNYPGITLISVTQKIATAELFDQIIVLMEGEIVARGVHQDLLKQSLEYVQIYNSQQSTSNYELQSQ, encoded by the coding sequence ATGTCGAACACCAGTGCTCGCACCGGCAAACCATCCAGAAATGCCGGAATTTTTGGGCTCTTGAAGCCTTATCGCAAGCTCATCGTAATGTTGCTCGCTTTAGCCCTTTTGGGGAACAGCATCAACCTGATCTTACCAAAGATCATCGCTTCGGCCATCGATTCTTATCCGGATAACTATCAGTTAAAGTCCATATTGACCAGTTACCTGGTTGCGGCTGTGTCTGTCTTTGTTTTTACCTGGTTGCAGGGAATTGTGCAGGTATATGCCTCGGAAAAAGTGGCCCGTGACCTTCGCACTTCACTATCCAAGAAAATTTCCCGGCAAAGCAGTGCATTCATTGAGAAATCCAATCCGGCAAAATTACTGACAAACCTGACCGCGGATGTGGACTCTATAAAATCGTTTGTTTCGCAGGCCATCGTCTCCATCGTCTCGTCCCTGATCATCATAATCGGTGCCAGTATTCTTTTATTTTCAATCGATTGGAAGCTGGCCTTCGCTATTGTAGCCATCATTCCGATCATCGGAGTGGCATTTGCTGTGGTATTAAAGAAAGTAAGGGCGATTTTTATTCAGAGTCGTGCGGTTGTTGACCGGTTGAATAAGATCATCAATGAAAGCATTCTGGGAGCTGCACTTATCCGGGTGATCAACTCCCAGCAACCGGAGTACGTGAAATTTTTGGATGCCAATACCAAAGCCAAAGACTATGGAATGACCATTCTGAAATTATTCGCCACGCTGATTCCTATAATTGTGCTTACCGCGAATCTTGCTACCTTATCAATACTGGTTCTTGGAGGCCATTTCGTCATCCAGGGAAGCATGACCATTGGTGACTTTGCAGCTTTCAACAGTTATTTGTCCATGCTGATCTTCCCTATTCTAGTGATCGGTTTCATGAGTAATGTCATTGCCCAGGCCACGGCCAGTTATCAGCGTATCGACGGCGTATTGCATGCCCGGGAACCGGAAGACAGGGCAACAGTTACCGAACCATTACAGGGAAGGATTGAACTGGAGCAGGTATCGCTTAAATACGGAGATAAGATGGCGTTGGATAATATCTCCTTCAAGGTGGAGCCCGGAACCTCCCTGGCAGTCATCGGTCCGACAGCCGCTGGCAAGACCCAGCTGCTTTATTTATTAACTGGTTTGTTGCCTCCCACTTCAGGTAAGATCTTATTTGACGGGCACGATTTGGAATCCTATGTGAAAGAGCATTTTTATCGTCAGGTGGGCTTCGTTTTTCAGGATAGCATCCTGTTTAACATGAGCATCCGGGAAAACATAGCATTCAGCAATGAGGTGAACGATGAAATGCTGGAGAAGGCCATTGCCACCGCTGAATTGAAAGACTTTATCAATACCCTTCCGGATAAATTGGATACCATCGTTTCCGAACGGGGCACATCCTTGTCCGGTGGACAGAAGCAACGATTGATGCTGGCCCGGGCACTCGCCATTAATCCCCGGATATTGCTGCTGGATGATTTTACTGCCCGTGTAGATACCAGTACCGAGGCGCGTATCCTGAATAATTTACGTCAAAATTACCCTGGAATAACCCTGATCTCCGTGACACAAAAGATAGCCACAGCAGAGCTTTTTGATCAGATCATCGTACTGATGGAAGGTGAAATAGTAGCCCGTGGCGTTCACCAGGATTTGCTCAAACAAAGCCTGGAGTACGTTCAGATATACAATTCTCAACAAAGCACCAGCAATTATGAGTTACAATCTCAATGA